In a single window of the Nocardiopsis composta genome:
- a CDS encoding 4-hydroxybenzoate 3-monooxygenase, whose protein sequence is MRTTVGIIGAGPAGLFLSHLLHLRGIDSVVLERRDRGHCEARQRAGVVEHGPAAALRAAGVGDRLDREGSVHEGIELRFGGRGHRIDFRALTGRDVVLYAQTEIVKDLIARRLADGGDLRFEAEATAIEDVAEDGAARPRIRFTRGGREEVLDCEHVVACDGFHGIGRAALPADRVRTFAKTYPFSWLGILADAAPACEELVYARHERGFALYSMRSAEVSRLYLQVPNGTDPAEWPHERIWAELDARLAVDGADARPNRGPITDVGVTPMRSFVTEPMRHGRLLLAGDAAHIVPPTGAKGLNLALHDVILLSEALHAWHGGDPGPLDRYSETALRRVWRAEHFSYWMTTLLHPDPEASPFEDRLQLSHLEHIAASRAAAGSLAENYTGIPEP, encoded by the coding sequence ATGCGCACCACCGTCGGCATCATCGGCGCCGGACCGGCCGGCCTGTTCCTCTCCCACCTGCTGCACCTGCGCGGCATCGACTCCGTCGTGCTGGAGCGGCGCGACCGCGGCCACTGCGAGGCGCGGCAGCGCGCCGGGGTGGTCGAGCACGGCCCCGCGGCCGCGCTGCGCGCCGCGGGCGTCGGCGACCGGCTGGACCGCGAGGGGTCCGTGCACGAGGGGATCGAGCTGCGCTTCGGCGGGCGCGGGCACCGCATCGACTTCCGCGCGCTCACCGGCCGCGACGTGGTGCTCTACGCCCAGACCGAGATCGTCAAGGACCTCATCGCCCGGCGGCTGGCGGACGGCGGCGACCTCCGGTTCGAGGCGGAGGCGACCGCGATCGAGGACGTCGCGGAGGACGGCGCCGCCCGGCCGCGGATCCGGTTCACCCGCGGCGGCCGGGAGGAGGTCCTGGACTGCGAGCACGTGGTGGCCTGCGACGGCTTCCACGGCATCGGGCGCGCCGCGCTGCCCGCGGACCGGGTGCGCACCTTCGCCAAGACCTACCCGTTCAGCTGGCTGGGCATCCTGGCCGACGCCGCGCCCGCCTGCGAGGAGCTGGTCTACGCCCGGCACGAGCGCGGGTTCGCGCTGTACAGCATGCGCTCGGCCGAGGTCAGCCGGCTCTACCTGCAGGTGCCCAACGGGACCGACCCCGCGGAGTGGCCGCACGAGCGGATCTGGGCGGAGCTGGACGCCCGGCTCGCCGTGGACGGCGCGGACGCGCGCCCCAACCGCGGCCCGATCACCGACGTCGGCGTCACCCCGATGCGCAGCTTCGTCACCGAGCCGATGCGGCACGGGCGGCTGCTGCTGGCCGGGGACGCCGCGCACATCGTCCCGCCGACCGGGGCCAAGGGCCTCAACCTGGCGCTGCACGACGTCATCCTGCTCTCCGAGGCGCTGCACGCCTGGCACGGCGGCGACCCGGGCCCGCTGGACCGCTACTCCGAGACGGCGCTGCGCCGGGTGTGGCGGGCCGAGCACTTCTCCTACTGGATGACGACGCTGCTCCACCCCGACCCGGAGGCCTCCCCGTTCGAGGACCGGCTGCAGCTCTCCCACCTGGAGCACATCGCGGCCTCCCGCGCGGCGGCCGGCTCGCTCGCCGAGAACTACACCGGCATTCCCGAGCCGTAA
- a CDS encoding TetR family transcriptional regulator C-terminal domain-containing protein, with the protein MSETSDPLEGLHARVRDVIRRSGRPQREFAAAIDLEPSKLSKSLNGTRRFSAEELVRIADAAGVTVNWLLNGSEDGRFSTVSADPGSAVPSGPPPDAAEDRRAAHEHGRRRQITEAAWRLIAERGYHSVRIADIAEACGTSSATIHYHFPTLRDLLDETLRSSVKQAFDRQVAALHGITDARERLYRLIDLQLPAPGHLALEWSIWMQVWTETTLHPQLRDLHAASYQRWHDTIARTLRDGAAAGVFRADLDAEATTVRLTALIDGLGIQVLTGRPGRTAERMRAVLTDFVATQIEAPEAAARAAPGQRAETARTPERAAADRTDTAQSEPRTGPPAGAAPSPRNGEKS; encoded by the coding sequence GTGAGCGAGACGAGCGACCCCTTGGAGGGCCTGCACGCGCGGGTCCGCGACGTGATCCGCCGCTCCGGGCGCCCGCAGCGGGAGTTCGCCGCCGCGATCGACCTGGAGCCGTCCAAGCTGTCCAAGTCCCTCAACGGCACCCGGCGGTTCTCCGCCGAGGAGCTGGTCCGGATCGCCGACGCCGCGGGCGTCACGGTCAACTGGCTGCTCAACGGCTCCGAGGACGGCCGGTTCAGCACCGTGTCGGCCGACCCCGGCAGCGCGGTGCCCTCCGGGCCGCCGCCGGACGCCGCCGAGGACCGGCGGGCCGCGCACGAGCACGGCCGGCGCCGGCAGATCACCGAGGCCGCCTGGCGGCTGATCGCCGAGCGCGGCTACCACTCGGTGCGCATCGCCGACATCGCCGAGGCCTGCGGCACCTCCAGCGCCACCATCCACTACCACTTCCCCACCCTGCGCGACCTGCTCGACGAGACCCTGCGCTCCTCGGTCAAGCAGGCGTTCGACCGCCAGGTCGCCGCGCTGCACGGGATCACCGACGCCCGGGAGCGGCTGTACCGGCTGATCGACCTGCAGCTGCCCGCCCCGGGCCACCTGGCCCTGGAGTGGTCGATCTGGATGCAGGTGTGGACCGAGACCACGCTCCACCCGCAGCTGCGCGACCTGCACGCCGCCTCCTACCAGCGCTGGCACGACACCATCGCGCGGACGCTGCGGGACGGGGCCGCCGCCGGGGTGTTCCGCGCCGACCTGGACGCCGAGGCGACGACCGTCCGGCTGACCGCCCTCATCGACGGCCTGGGCATCCAGGTGCTCACCGGCCGCCCGGGGCGGACCGCGGAGCGGATGCGCGCCGTGCTCACCGACTTCGTCGCCACCCAGATCGAGGCCCCGGAGGCGGCCGCGCGGGCCGCGCCCGGGCAGCGGGCCGAGACGGCGCGGACCCCGGAGCGGGCCGCGGCGGACCGGACCGACACCGCCCAGTCCGAACCGCGCACCGGCCCGCCGGCCGGTGCGGCGCCCAGCCCGAGGAACGGGGAGAAGTCGTGA
- a CDS encoding 3-keto-5-aminohexanoate cleavage protein produces MNETMNTEVILTAALTGAGDTVGRSPHVPVTPAQIAASAVEAAEAGASAVHIHVRDPETGAPSRDNALYREVVERIKETGTDIVINLTAGMGGDLEIGTDDPFAFGAGTDLVNGLDRLPHVEELLPDICTLDCGSLNFGDGSSVYISTPDMLRAGAKRIQELGVRPELEIFDTGHLWFAKQMYAEGLIDDPSMFQLCTGIPYGAPADPGVLQSMVRLLPAGAEWASFAIGRMQMPWVAQSVLLGGHARVGLEDNLYLSRGVKATNGQLVEKARGIIEALGARVVTPDETRAKLKLRSAR; encoded by the coding sequence GTGAACGAGACCATGAACACCGAGGTCATCCTGACCGCAGCGCTCACCGGCGCCGGGGACACCGTGGGCCGCAGCCCGCACGTCCCGGTGACGCCGGCGCAGATCGCCGCCTCGGCGGTGGAGGCCGCCGAGGCCGGCGCGAGCGCGGTGCACATCCACGTCCGCGACCCCGAGACCGGCGCCCCCTCCCGGGACAACGCGCTCTACCGGGAGGTCGTCGAGCGGATCAAGGAGACCGGCACCGACATCGTCATCAACCTCACCGCCGGCATGGGCGGCGACCTGGAGATCGGCACCGACGACCCGTTCGCCTTCGGCGCCGGCACCGACCTGGTCAACGGGCTGGACCGGCTGCCGCACGTGGAGGAGCTGCTGCCGGACATCTGCACGCTGGACTGCGGCAGCCTCAACTTCGGCGACGGCAGCAGCGTCTACATCTCCACCCCGGACATGCTGCGCGCCGGCGCCAAGCGCATCCAGGAGCTGGGCGTCCGCCCGGAGCTGGAGATCTTCGACACCGGCCACCTGTGGTTCGCCAAGCAGATGTACGCCGAGGGCCTGATCGACGACCCGAGCATGTTCCAGCTGTGCACCGGCATCCCCTACGGCGCGCCGGCCGACCCCGGGGTGCTGCAGTCCATGGTGCGGCTGCTGCCGGCCGGCGCGGAGTGGGCCAGCTTCGCCATCGGCCGGATGCAGATGCCCTGGGTGGCCCAGTCGGTGCTGCTCGGCGGGCATGCCCGGGTCGGCCTGGAGGACAACCTCTACCTGAGCCGCGGAGTGAAGGCCACCAACGGCCAGCTGGTGGAGAAGGCCCGCGGCATCATCGAGGCGCTCGGCGCCCGGGTGGTCACCCCCGACGAGACCCGCGCCAAGCTCAAGCTGCGCAGCGCCCGCTAG
- a CDS encoding 3-hydroxyacyl-CoA dehydrogenase NAD-binding domain-containing protein, with protein sequence MPEQSSSAARTAPGDVRTVACIGAGVIGGGWVAHFLARGYDVVAWDPAPDAEERLRALVDAAWPALQRLGLAEGASADRLRVAATLAEAVAGADFVQESAPERLDLKRDLLAEIDEAAPAGVVVGSSTSGYSMTEMQVKAARPERLVVGHPFNPPYLVPLVEVVGGDSTEDWAVSWAAEFYRVAGKEVIEMDRELPGFIGNRIQEAAWREALHMVANGEATVEQIDRSMTAGMGLRWAFFGPCLTFHLAGGEGGMAHMLDHFGPSLKSPWTRLEAPELTRELRDAMVAGTDEVVAGRSTAELIEQRDRRMIAVMRALAEVEAEEAAQAAREGGRG encoded by the coding sequence ATGCCCGAACAGAGCAGCTCCGCGGCCCGGACCGCGCCCGGCGACGTGCGCACCGTGGCGTGCATCGGCGCGGGCGTCATCGGCGGCGGCTGGGTCGCCCACTTCCTGGCCCGCGGCTACGACGTGGTCGCCTGGGACCCCGCCCCCGACGCCGAGGAGCGGCTGCGCGCCCTGGTGGACGCGGCCTGGCCCGCGCTGCAGCGGCTCGGCCTCGCCGAGGGCGCCTCGGCCGACCGGCTGCGGGTCGCCGCCACGCTGGCCGAGGCGGTCGCCGGCGCCGACTTCGTCCAGGAGAGCGCCCCGGAGCGGCTGGACCTCAAGCGGGACCTGCTCGCCGAGATCGACGAGGCCGCCCCGGCCGGGGTCGTGGTGGGCTCCTCCACCTCCGGCTACTCGATGACCGAGATGCAGGTGAAGGCGGCCCGCCCGGAGCGGCTGGTGGTCGGCCACCCGTTCAACCCGCCCTACCTGGTGCCGCTGGTCGAGGTGGTGGGCGGCGACTCCACCGAGGACTGGGCGGTCTCCTGGGCCGCGGAGTTCTACCGGGTCGCGGGCAAGGAGGTCATCGAGATGGACCGGGAGCTGCCCGGGTTCATCGGCAACCGGATCCAGGAGGCCGCCTGGCGCGAGGCGCTGCACATGGTGGCCAACGGCGAGGCGACGGTGGAGCAGATCGACCGCTCGATGACTGCCGGCATGGGGCTGCGCTGGGCCTTCTTCGGCCCCTGCCTCACCTTCCACCTGGCCGGCGGCGAGGGCGGCATGGCGCACATGCTCGACCATTTCGGTCCGTCCCTGAAGTCGCCCTGGACCCGGCTGGAAGCCCCCGAGCTGACCCGGGAGCTGCGCGACGCGATGGTCGCGGGCACCGACGAGGTGGTGGCCGGCCGGTCCACCGCCGAGCTCATCGAGCAGCGCGACCGCCGGATGATCGCGGTCATGCGGGCGCTGGCCGAGGTCGAGGCCGAGGAGGCGGCGCAGGCCGCGCGCGAAGGCGGCCGGGGCTGA
- a CDS encoding thioesterase family protein, producing MGAVFRQRVLPEWIDYNGHLSEAYYVLVFGFATDALMERVGLGADYREATGNSLYTVEAHVRYLREVPPGAELEVSTTVVEAGAKKVRLCHEMHLDGVVRATEEIMALHVDQEQGRSTPFPAEVAERFAELTGPAPDYAGRAIG from the coding sequence ATGGGCGCGGTGTTCCGGCAGCGGGTGCTGCCCGAGTGGATCGACTACAACGGCCACCTCAGCGAGGCCTACTACGTGCTGGTCTTCGGGTTCGCCACGGACGCGCTGATGGAGCGGGTCGGCCTGGGCGCCGACTACCGGGAGGCCACCGGGAACTCGCTCTACACCGTGGAGGCGCACGTGCGCTATCTGCGCGAGGTGCCGCCCGGCGCCGAGCTGGAGGTGTCCACCACGGTGGTCGAGGCCGGCGCCAAGAAGGTGCGGCTCTGCCACGAGATGCACCTGGACGGGGTCGTGCGCGCCACCGAGGAGATCATGGCGCTCCACGTCGACCAGGAGCAGGGGCGCAGCACGCCGTTCCCGGCCGAGGTCGCCGAGCGGTTCGCCGAGCTGACCGGACCGGCCCCGGACTACGCCGGCCGGGCGATCGGCTGA
- a CDS encoding SAM-dependent methyltransferase — protein MAGLDPPEFLKRTGQKYREPPEIDMTRPSIARVYSYYLGGKDHFEVDREMANYAEGVVPGVTDLALGNRAFVQRATRHLTAEAGLDQFLDIGSGLPSDGNVHEIVRKTLQERGRSTGSPHEAKVVYVDSDPMVLAHGRALLADDRSVTVVRADLTEPDEVLARAVGTGLIDVERPVGLILGGILHHLHDEQDPAGCTRRLLDALAPGSHVVISHFCRPDASRAARSAERAEALERAFREKLGTGRWRTEAEIAAYFHDWPLVPPGLVPLNDWHPQARDGLRAGSYSMPVRNRLIIVGGVARKP, from the coding sequence ATGGCCGGACTCGACCCACCGGAATTCCTGAAGAGGACCGGCCAGAAGTACCGCGAACCGCCCGAGATCGACATGACCCGCCCCTCCATCGCCCGGGTCTACTCCTATTACCTGGGCGGCAAGGACCATTTCGAGGTCGACCGGGAGATGGCGAACTACGCCGAGGGCGTCGTCCCCGGCGTCACCGACCTGGCCCTGGGCAACCGGGCGTTCGTCCAGCGGGCCACCCGCCACCTCACCGCCGAGGCCGGGCTGGACCAGTTCCTGGACATCGGCTCCGGGCTGCCCTCCGACGGCAACGTGCACGAGATCGTCCGCAAGACCCTGCAGGAGCGGGGCCGCAGCACCGGCTCCCCGCACGAGGCCAAGGTCGTCTACGTGGACAGCGACCCGATGGTCCTGGCGCACGGGCGCGCGCTGCTCGCCGACGACCGGAGCGTCACCGTGGTCCGGGCCGACCTGACCGAACCGGACGAGGTGCTGGCCAGGGCGGTCGGCACCGGCCTGATCGACGTGGAGCGCCCGGTCGGGCTGATCCTCGGCGGGATCCTGCACCACCTGCACGACGAGCAGGACCCGGCGGGCTGCACCCGGCGCCTGCTGGACGCGCTGGCGCCCGGCAGCCACGTCGTGATCAGCCACTTCTGCCGCCCCGACGCCTCCCGGGCGGCCCGCAGCGCTGAGCGGGCCGAGGCCCTGGAGCGGGCCTTCCGCGAAAAGCTGGGCACCGGCCGGTGGCGCACCGAGGCGGAGATCGCCGCCTACTTCCACGACTGGCCCCTGGTCCCGCCGGGCCTGGTCCCGCTGAACGACTGGCACCCCCAGGCCAGGGACGGCCTGAGGGCGGGGAGCTACAGCATGCCGGTGCGCAACCGGCTGATCATCGTCGGCGGGGTCGCCCGCAAGCCCTGA
- a CDS encoding ABC transporter substrate-binding protein: MSPSPVRRSTTSLFGAATAAGALLLASACGGGGGEEPAGGAGGGDSTTIEHAMGETVIESEPSTVVVLDTSYLDSAIALEMDVVGRTDYSDGGGLRDYLGEEGKTYAGDAEVVGSLEAPDLAKIAELQPDLILSAKVRHEDVYDQLAKIAPTVFSETTGATWKENHRLVGEAVGKADLAEEQIGEYEQRAAELGEDIAEANGGEAPTMTLARFAGEPTVRLYGAESFPGIIQSDVGLPAPKDAPKPPEGEIMVPLGPEEILDLDADHIYVSTWDDGTGDSADKAEEFTGNPLWDQLEGEKHEVDDNVWVSSVSLQGAHAVLDEMAEVYGV, from the coding sequence ATGTCCCCCAGTCCAGTCCGCAGGTCCACCACCTCCCTGTTCGGGGCGGCCACCGCGGCCGGCGCCCTTCTGCTGGCCTCTGCATGCGGCGGCGGTGGCGGCGAGGAGCCGGCCGGCGGGGCGGGCGGTGGCGACTCGACGACGATCGAGCACGCCATGGGCGAGACGGTCATCGAGTCCGAGCCGTCCACCGTGGTGGTGCTGGACACCAGCTACCTCGACTCCGCGATCGCGCTGGAGATGGACGTGGTCGGCCGCACCGACTACTCCGACGGCGGCGGCCTCCGCGACTACCTGGGCGAGGAGGGCAAGACCTACGCCGGCGACGCCGAGGTGGTGGGCAGCCTGGAGGCGCCCGACCTGGCGAAGATCGCCGAGCTCCAGCCGGACCTGATCCTCTCCGCCAAGGTCCGCCACGAGGACGTCTACGACCAGCTCGCCAAGATCGCGCCGACGGTGTTCTCCGAGACCACCGGGGCCACCTGGAAGGAGAACCACCGCCTGGTGGGCGAGGCGGTGGGCAAGGCCGACCTCGCCGAGGAGCAGATCGGGGAGTACGAGCAGCGCGCCGCCGAACTCGGCGAGGACATCGCCGAGGCCAACGGCGGGGAGGCCCCCACCATGACGCTGGCCCGCTTCGCCGGCGAGCCCACGGTCCGGCTGTACGGCGCGGAGTCCTTCCCCGGCATCATCCAGTCCGACGTGGGGCTGCCCGCGCCGAAGGACGCGCCGAAGCCGCCCGAGGGCGAGATCATGGTGCCGCTCGGCCCGGAGGAGATCCTCGACCTGGACGCCGACCACATCTACGTCTCCACCTGGGACGACGGCACCGGCGACTCGGCCGACAAGGCCGAGGAGTTCACCGGGAACCCGCTCTGGGACCAGCTGGAGGGGGAGAAGCACGAGGTCGACGACAACGTGTGGGTGAGCTCGGTCAGCCTGCAGGGCGCGCACGCCGTGCTGGACGAGATGGCCGAGGTCTACGGCGTCTGA